In Nocardioides sp. JQ2195, a genomic segment contains:
- a CDS encoding DUF3037 domain-containing protein — translation MTDLAYQYVVLRCVPRVEREEFVNVGVLVYCQAADFLQVAWNVDRERLTALHPGLDLDQVCRALDFIEGICAGDSRGGAAADKPLGTRFGFLKAPKSTVVQPGPVHGGITNDPARQLERLAHQLVS, via the coding sequence ATGACTGACCTCGCCTACCAGTACGTCGTGCTGCGGTGCGTGCCGCGCGTCGAGCGCGAGGAGTTCGTGAACGTCGGTGTGCTGGTCTACTGCCAGGCAGCGGACTTCCTCCAGGTCGCCTGGAACGTCGACCGGGAGCGGCTCACCGCGCTGCACCCGGGCCTGGACCTCGACCAGGTCTGCCGCGCCCTCGACTTCATCGAGGGAATCTGCGCGGGGGACTCGCGTGGCGGGGCGGCGGCGGACAAGCCGCTCGGCACCCGTTTCGGCTTCCTGAAGGCGCCGAAGAGCACGGTGGTCCAGCCGGGCCCGGTGCACGGCGGCATCACCAATGACCCGGCCCGACAACTGGAGCGCCTGGCCCACCAGCTCGTCTCCTGA
- a CDS encoding DUF3046 domain-containing protein, which produces MRHTEFWARMEQALGPGYARSWAEQHVISELGSRTVQEALAAGESPKRVWEAVWRTLDLPFRDK; this is translated from the coding sequence ATGAGGCACACGGAGTTCTGGGCCCGGATGGAGCAGGCGCTGGGTCCGGGGTACGCGCGCTCGTGGGCCGAGCAGCACGTCATCAGCGAGCTCGGCTCGCGCACGGTCCAGGAGGCACTGGCAGCGGGGGAGTCACCGAAGCGCGTGTGGGAGGCGGTCTGGCGCACCCTGGACCTGCCGTTCCGGGACAAGTGA
- a CDS encoding sirohydrochlorin chelatase produces the protein MTAPALIALAHGSRDPRHAETITALVNEVKTMRPDLRIETAFLELSKPSFNTAVNKLVRAGYDEIVVVPLLLSDAFHAKVDVPTAVAEQTARHEGLQIRATEVLGLEQAFLEVLDLRLREALKDARVRELDALVLAAAGSSDPLANQAVGRLARLWGTHHKLPVKAAFASATPPATGEAVRAFRGEGRRHIAVASFFLAPGFLPDRAAELALEAGAVAVSAPLGAHPTLARTILARYAVGAVELVPV, from the coding sequence ACCCGCGGCATGCCGAGACCATCACCGCCCTCGTCAACGAGGTGAAGACGATGCGCCCCGACCTGCGCATCGAGACGGCCTTCCTCGAACTGTCGAAGCCGTCCTTCAACACGGCGGTGAACAAGCTGGTCCGAGCCGGCTACGACGAGATCGTCGTCGTCCCCCTCCTCCTCAGCGATGCGTTCCACGCCAAGGTCGACGTGCCCACCGCGGTGGCCGAGCAGACCGCCCGCCACGAAGGGCTGCAGATCCGGGCGACCGAGGTGCTCGGCCTCGAGCAGGCCTTCCTGGAGGTGCTCGACCTGCGCCTGCGCGAGGCGCTCAAGGACGCCCGTGTGCGCGAGCTCGACGCCCTGGTGCTGGCCGCAGCCGGTTCCAGCGACCCGCTCGCCAACCAGGCCGTCGGACGACTGGCCCGCCTGTGGGGCACCCACCACAAGCTCCCCGTGAAGGCGGCCTTCGCCTCGGCCACCCCGCCCGCCACGGGTGAGGCCGTTCGCGCCTTCCGGGGCGAGGGACGCCGCCACATCGCGGTCGCCTCGTTCTTCCTGGCCCCCGGCTTCCTGCCTGATCGCGCTGCCGAGCTCGCCCTCGAGGCCGGTGCAGTGGCGGTGTCCGCTCCCCTGGGTGCCCACCCCACCCTGGCGCGGACGATCCTGGCCCGGTACGCCGTCGGCGCCGTGGAGCTCGTCCCCGTCTGA
- a CDS encoding GNAT family N-acetyltransferase, with protein MGEYSTRSARERDLKDIAAIYSHAVDHSHATFDLEPPDLDYWRARLDGDHPGDHLLVAVDSDDRVVGYAYSWSYRPRPAYDTTRETSIYLDNSVRGEGVGKLLYPALLQTMAISSVHTAVALVALPNPASERLHVGCGFEKTGQLRQVGWKFGQWIDVAWYQKMLVTLP; from the coding sequence ATGGGCGAATACTCCACACGGTCCGCACGCGAACGCGATCTCAAGGACATCGCCGCGATCTACAGCCACGCAGTGGACCACTCGCACGCGACCTTCGACCTGGAACCCCCCGACCTCGACTACTGGCGGGCCCGCCTCGACGGCGACCACCCGGGTGACCACCTGCTCGTGGCCGTCGACTCGGACGACCGGGTCGTCGGCTATGCCTACTCGTGGTCCTACCGGCCACGCCCGGCCTACGACACCACCCGCGAGACGTCGATCTATCTCGACAACAGCGTCCGCGGCGAGGGCGTCGGCAAGCTGCTCTATCCCGCGCTGTTGCAGACGATGGCGATCTCCAGCGTGCACACCGCGGTCGCACTCGTGGCCCTGCCGAACCCGGCCAGCGAGCGGCTCCACGTCGGCTGTGGCTTCGAGAAGACCGGTCAGCTGCGCCAGGTCGGCTGGAAGTTCGGCCAGTGGATCGACGTCGCCTGGTACCAGAAGATGCTGGTCACCCTGCCGTAG
- a CDS encoding HipA family kinase translates to MIDVVPVTRYVAPLREGGSLPGIVEAGDLGTYVCKFRGAGQGLRVLVAEVIVGELARRIGLLTPRLVALELSSDIARYEADEEVQDLLTASVGLNLGVDFLPGSFGFDGDTSTSPQVSSKVLWLDAFTANVDRSWRNPNLLLWHGDLWVIDHGAALYFHHAWGGGVTDPSRFAAQPWDPSDHVMLGHVEALPAADKEIAGLLDASVFTEILAKVPDEWLEPVPGAEDAAAVRSAYVAFLTARLGTRQWLPGGAS, encoded by the coding sequence GTGATCGACGTCGTTCCCGTCACGCGCTACGTGGCGCCCCTGCGCGAGGGCGGATCGCTTCCGGGGATCGTCGAGGCCGGCGACCTCGGCACCTACGTGTGCAAGTTCCGCGGTGCCGGGCAAGGGCTGCGGGTGCTGGTCGCCGAGGTCATCGTGGGTGAGCTGGCCCGGCGCATCGGCCTGCTCACTCCGCGCCTGGTCGCGCTGGAGCTCTCGTCGGACATTGCTCGCTACGAGGCCGACGAAGAGGTCCAGGACCTGCTCACCGCCAGCGTCGGCCTCAACCTCGGTGTGGACTTCCTGCCCGGCTCCTTCGGGTTCGACGGCGACACCTCCACGTCACCCCAGGTGTCGTCGAAGGTGCTCTGGCTCGATGCCTTCACCGCGAACGTCGACCGGAGCTGGCGCAACCCGAATCTCCTGCTCTGGCACGGTGACCTGTGGGTGATCGACCACGGCGCGGCCCTCTACTTCCATCACGCATGGGGCGGAGGGGTCACCGATCCATCGCGTTTCGCGGCCCAGCCGTGGGACCCCAGCGACCACGTCATGCTCGGGCACGTCGAGGCCCTACCGGCCGCCGACAAGGAGATCGCCGGCCTGCTCGACGCCTCGGTCTTCACCGAGATCCTCGCCAAGGTGCCCGACGAGTGGCTCGAGCCGGTGCCCGGTGCCGAGGACGCGGCGGCCGTTCGGTCGGCGTACGTCGCCTTCCTGACGGCTCGGCTCGGGACGCGGCAATGGCTCCCCGGAGGCGCGTCATGA
- a CDS encoding regulatory protein RecX, translating to MSGPFEAEPTEWSAQLSEGPPPAWAVDPGSGTPPGAGAADQMPVDGGDASPSWQGNVSDGVDAWLRAVAAGEITRPDTATATATAAADSAPTSEAEVPRDGAPGSGLAPDDDGSGDEADHEAVARKILLDQLTGQARSRKELADRLARKNVPDDIAVRLLDRFEEVGLVDDEAFARAWIASRQPGKGLARRALAQELRRKGIDDLVAREALDEIDPDDEEAAARRLVRKKLRSMSGLDEVKATRRLVGMLARKGYPPGMTFSVVREELAAAAEGPDDDSLEVPSDW from the coding sequence ATGTCCGGCCCCTTCGAGGCCGAGCCGACCGAGTGGTCGGCACAGCTCTCCGAGGGGCCACCACCCGCGTGGGCGGTGGACCCGGGATCGGGGACACCGCCCGGCGCCGGGGCCGCTGACCAGATGCCGGTCGATGGAGGCGACGCCTCGCCGAGCTGGCAGGGCAACGTCAGTGACGGGGTCGACGCCTGGTTGCGTGCGGTGGCGGCGGGGGAGATCACGCGACCTGACACCGCCACCGCCACCGCCACCGCCGCTGCCGACAGCGCCCCGACTTCGGAGGCGGAGGTTCCTCGAGACGGCGCCCCTGGCAGCGGGTTGGCGCCCGATGACGACGGCTCGGGAGATGAGGCCGACCACGAGGCGGTGGCTCGCAAGATCCTGCTCGACCAGCTGACCGGTCAGGCTCGCAGCCGCAAGGAGCTGGCGGATAGGTTGGCGAGGAAGAACGTCCCCGACGACATCGCCGTCCGGTTGCTCGACCGGTTCGAGGAGGTCGGCCTCGTCGACGACGAGGCGTTCGCGCGCGCGTGGATCGCCTCACGACAACCGGGCAAGGGGTTGGCCCGGCGCGCCCTGGCGCAGGAGCTGCGTCGCAAGGGCATCGACGACCTCGTGGCCCGAGAGGCGCTCGACGAGATCGATCCCGACGACGAGGAGGCGGCCGCGCGGCGACTGGTCCGCAAGAAGCTGCGTTCGATGTCCGGGCTCGACGAGGTGAAGGCCACGCGGCGCCTGGTCGGGATGCTGGCTCGCAAGGGGTACCCGCCGGGCATGACGTTCTCCGTGGTGCGCGAGGAGCTGGCGGCTGCCGCCGAGGGGCCGGACGACGACTCGCTCGAGGTGCCGTCCGACTGGTGA
- the recA gene encoding recombinase RecA translates to MAGDRDKALDAALANIEKSFGKGSVMRLGDETRAPLEIIPTGSIALDVALGLGGLPRGRVVEVYGPESSGKTTVALHAVANAQAAGGIVAFIDAEHALDPEYAKALGVDTDALLVSQPDSGEQALEIADMLIRSGALDLIVIDSVAALVPRAEIEGEMGDSHVGLQARLMSQALRKMTGALNNSGTTAIFINQLREKIGVMFGSPETTTGGRALKFYSSVRLDVRRIETLKDGTDMVGNRTRVKVVKNKVAPPFKQAEFDIMYGKGISREGGLIDVGVEAGLVRKAGAWYTYEGDQLGQGKENARTFLKDNPDLANELEKKILEKLGVGPKVDEPVDLADEPTNIDF, encoded by the coding sequence ATGGCTGGAGACCGCGACAAGGCGCTCGACGCAGCGCTTGCCAACATCGAGAAGAGCTTCGGCAAGGGCTCGGTGATGCGCCTCGGCGACGAGACCCGTGCACCGCTCGAGATCATCCCCACCGGCTCGATCGCGCTCGACGTGGCCCTGGGCCTCGGCGGCCTGCCGCGCGGTCGTGTGGTCGAGGTCTACGGTCCGGAGTCCTCCGGAAAGACGACGGTCGCCCTGCACGCGGTGGCCAACGCCCAGGCCGCCGGCGGCATCGTCGCGTTCATCGACGCGGAGCACGCGCTCGACCCGGAGTACGCCAAGGCGCTGGGTGTCGACACCGACGCCCTGCTGGTCTCGCAGCCCGACTCCGGTGAGCAGGCGCTCGAGATCGCCGACATGCTGATCCGTTCCGGCGCGCTCGACCTGATCGTGATCGACTCGGTGGCGGCCCTGGTTCCTCGCGCCGAGATCGAGGGCGAGATGGGTGACAGCCACGTCGGCCTCCAGGCTCGCCTGATGAGCCAGGCTCTGCGCAAGATGACCGGTGCCCTCAACAACTCCGGCACCACCGCGATCTTCATCAACCAGCTGCGCGAGAAGATCGGTGTCATGTTCGGCTCGCCCGAGACCACCACCGGTGGTCGCGCGCTGAAGTTCTACTCCTCCGTGCGCCTCGACGTACGACGCATCGAGACGCTCAAGGACGGCACCGACATGGTCGGCAACCGCACCCGCGTCAAGGTCGTGAAGAACAAGGTGGCCCCGCCGTTCAAGCAGGCCGAGTTCGACATCATGTACGGCAAGGGCATCAGCCGCGAGGGTGGCCTGATCGATGTCGGTGTCGAGGCGGGCCTGGTCCGCAAGGCCGGCGCTTGGTACACCTACGAGGGCGACCAGCTCGGCCAGGGCAAGGAGAATGCCCGCACCTTCCTCAAGGACAACCCCGACCTGGCCAACGAGCTGGAGAAGAAGATCCTCGAGAAGCTCGGCGTCGGGCCGAAGGTCGACGAGCCCGTCGACCTGGCTGACGAGCCGACCAACATCGACTTCTGA
- a CDS encoding DinB family protein: MPIEPDTKDWTWVLETPCAACGFRSGAVARERVGAAIRSNAAAWRSVLSGPAEQVRNRPADDVWSPLEYACHVRDVHLVFAQRLQLMLDQDDPELAGWDQDAAAVAGEYADRDPATVLDELVAAAASVGALFDAVEDDQWQRTGRRSDGSAFTVGTLGQYQLHDVVHHLHDVGDARRSTVSAYDANAVAYRDASMTMNEGVASEVAWFAAELGSGARVLEVGSGGGRDALALETAGLSVRRTDGTPAFVALLRAEGHEADRLDPLTDALADPRGPEPYDGVWAHASLLHVARDDFPVVLRRLAEATRREGVLHVALKEGEGERWSTHGTIEAPRHFVLWQEAPLREVLEESGWSVAEVVRQQSDGGQAWLVVRGRRR, encoded by the coding sequence GTGCCGATCGAACCTGACACCAAGGACTGGACCTGGGTCCTCGAGACCCCCTGTGCCGCCTGCGGATTCCGCAGCGGCGCCGTCGCGCGTGAGCGTGTCGGAGCGGCGATTCGATCGAACGCGGCGGCGTGGCGCTCGGTGCTGTCGGGGCCCGCGGAGCAGGTGCGGAACCGACCGGCGGACGACGTCTGGTCGCCGCTGGAGTATGCCTGCCACGTGCGCGACGTCCACCTCGTCTTCGCGCAGCGCCTGCAGCTGATGCTCGACCAGGACGACCCGGAGCTGGCCGGTTGGGACCAGGATGCGGCGGCAGTGGCGGGGGAGTACGCCGACCGGGATCCGGCCACCGTGCTGGACGAGCTGGTCGCCGCGGCTGCCTCCGTCGGCGCCCTCTTCGACGCGGTCGAGGACGACCAGTGGCAGCGCACCGGCCGGCGCAGCGACGGGTCCGCCTTCACGGTCGGGACGCTCGGGCAGTACCAGCTGCACGACGTCGTCCACCATCTCCACGACGTCGGCGACGCGCGGCGGTCGACGGTCTCGGCGTACGACGCGAACGCCGTGGCGTACCGGGACGCATCGATGACCATGAACGAGGGCGTGGCCTCCGAGGTCGCCTGGTTCGCCGCCGAGCTGGGGAGCGGTGCCCGGGTGCTGGAGGTGGGCAGCGGAGGCGGTCGCGACGCCCTCGCGCTCGAGACGGCCGGCCTGAGCGTGCGACGCACGGACGGCACACCGGCCTTCGTCGCGTTGCTGCGTGCCGAGGGCCACGAGGCGGACCGCCTCGACCCGCTCACCGACGCGCTGGCCGATCCGAGGGGACCGGAGCCGTACGACGGTGTGTGGGCGCACGCCTCGCTGCTGCACGTCGCCCGCGACGACTTCCCCGTGGTGCTGCGGCGGTTGGCCGAGGCGACCCGGCGGGAGGGCGTGCTCCACGTGGCCCTCAAGGAGGGCGAGGGCGAACGATGGTCGACGCACGGCACGATCGAGGCTCCCCGGCACTTCGTCCTCTGGCAGGAGGCGCCGCTGCGTGAGGTCCTCGAGGAGAGCGGATGGTCGGTCGCCGAGGTGGTCCGCCAGCAGTCCGACGGGGGCCAGGCATGGCTGGTCGTGCGGGGGCGACGTCGATGA
- a CDS encoding PPK2 family polyphosphate kinase, with amino-acid sequence MAHHATFHELLRAPSGAIDLGEFDPHGQPGFEDDKHAGEQALIDLGDELADLQEQLFAQRGTGDERRILLVLQGMDTSGKGGVIRHAVGLVDPQGVRITSFKAPTQEELEHDFLWRIRKAVPAPGYIGVFDRSHYEDVLVGRVRELATPEEIEHRYAAINSFEKELVDDGVILIKCMLHISADEQKERLLARLDDPTKFWKFNPGDIDERALWPAYQRAYELAIEKTNTEHAPWYVVPSDRKWFRNLAVGELLIEALRAMDLAWPEADFDVEEQKARLEHEEPLS; translated from the coding sequence ATGGCCCACCACGCGACCTTCCACGAGCTCCTCCGCGCGCCGTCCGGCGCGATCGACCTCGGCGAGTTCGACCCGCACGGTCAGCCCGGGTTCGAGGATGACAAGCATGCCGGCGAGCAGGCACTGATCGATCTCGGTGACGAGCTCGCCGACCTCCAGGAGCAGCTGTTCGCCCAGCGAGGGACGGGTGACGAGCGACGGATCCTCCTGGTGCTGCAGGGGATGGACACCTCCGGGAAGGGCGGGGTGATTCGCCACGCTGTCGGGCTGGTCGATCCCCAAGGAGTGCGGATCACGTCCTTCAAGGCCCCCACCCAGGAGGAGCTGGAGCACGACTTCCTGTGGCGGATCCGCAAGGCGGTGCCCGCGCCCGGCTACATCGGTGTCTTCGACCGATCGCACTACGAGGACGTGCTGGTCGGCAGGGTCCGCGAGCTCGCGACACCCGAGGAGATCGAGCACCGCTACGCAGCGATCAACTCCTTCGAGAAGGAGCTGGTCGACGACGGGGTCATCCTCATCAAGTGCATGCTGCACATCTCCGCCGACGAGCAGAAGGAACGACTGCTCGCCAGGCTCGACGACCCGACCAAGTTCTGGAAGTTCAACCCGGGTGACATCGACGAGCGTGCGTTGTGGCCGGCGTACCAGCGGGCCTACGAGCTGGCCATCGAGAAGACCAACACCGAGCACGCCCCGTGGTACGTCGTCCCCTCCGACCGCAAGTGGTTCCGCAACCTGGCGGTCGGCGAGCTCCTGATCGAGGCGTTGCGCGCGATGGACCTGGCCTGGCCCGAGGCCGACTTCGACGTCGAGGAGCAGAAGGCCCGGCTGGAGCACGAGGAACCACTCTCGTGA
- a CDS encoding GNAT family N-acetyltransferase, translated as MAEQVHVVVRHGERELSGVVHGDESWNAAAQRLAATVMGEPTAVDLSAEPKRFIVDPDLRVLLRPMERGDLPDVARWRAAEHVHKWWFDDGSPDLETVTAKYAPHIDGTTPTRMWVVEVNGRSVGFLQDYRLSDYPEFALLTPDPEAIGVDYAIGEDAWIGKGLGAAMLWAWLRRTRKRFPDATTYFAAPDHRNAASLRVLEKVGFVQGTWFDEPLSDGTTATVVGCALDVRRVLG; from the coding sequence ATGGCCGAGCAGGTGCACGTGGTGGTGCGACACGGCGAGCGGGAGCTGTCCGGAGTCGTCCACGGTGACGAGTCGTGGAACGCTGCCGCCCAGCGGCTGGCCGCGACCGTGATGGGAGAGCCCACCGCGGTCGACCTGTCGGCGGAGCCCAAGAGATTCATCGTCGACCCTGACCTGCGCGTGCTGCTGCGCCCGATGGAGCGGGGTGACCTCCCCGACGTGGCCAGGTGGCGTGCTGCCGAGCATGTGCACAAGTGGTGGTTCGACGACGGCTCGCCGGACCTCGAGACGGTGACGGCGAAGTACGCCCCGCACATCGACGGCACCACCCCGACCCGGATGTGGGTGGTGGAGGTGAACGGCCGATCGGTGGGATTCCTCCAGGACTACCGGCTCAGCGACTACCCGGAGTTCGCGCTGCTGACCCCCGACCCCGAGGCCATCGGCGTCGACTACGCCATCGGCGAGGATGCCTGGATCGGCAAGGGGCTCGGCGCGGCCATGCTCTGGGCCTGGTTGCGCCGCACCCGCAAGCGCTTCCCCGACGCCACGACCTACTTCGCGGCGCCCGACCACCGCAACGCCGCGTCGTTGCGGGTCCTGGAGAAGGTGGGGTTCGTGCAGGGCACGTGGTTCGACGAGCCGTTGAGCGACGGCACGACGGCGACCGTCGTCGGCTGCGCCCTCGACGTCCGTCGGGTGCTCGGTTGA